In the Actinomycetota bacterium genome, AAGATTAAAATATTTTAGATTTCTTTTATCTGTTTTTAGTAATATAAAATTACCTTTCAAATTAGAAATATTAATAATTAATGTTTGTTTCTCTAATTCCTTTAATAATTGTTTAATCATTGTCTTTCCTAATCCTGTCCACCAGGAAATATCATTTTCAGTTACTGGTCCAAATGAACTTAAATATTGTTTAACTAATAATTTCACAGCTTCTTTCTCTTTTAATTTGTGTAAGTCTAAATCAGGAAAATATCTATTAAAAGAAAAATATGTGTGTAAGTTACTTTTCCAACCCTTTCTTGAAACTCCTCTAATTAATAATCCCTGGTCACACATTAAATTTACAATAGGAGAGGTATTAACCTTCGTCTTTAAAGCATTTTTAATCTCGGTTGTTGTCATTGCCCTATTATTTAAAATATCCAAAATTTGCTTAGAGATTTCTTTATATTCTTCTGATGAAACTCCTAGATAATGCATATAACGTTCAGAAACCAATATAAACATTTTTTTTGTTGCAGCATAAGCAACAGGAATCATTTCTTTTGTTAGAATGTGAAGTGTTTTTCGCATACAACGGATCTTTCCTAATCTTCTTCTTATATTAATCTCCTCTTCCAGTACATTTTTAGTAAAATTCTTTGTTCTTGCAAAAAGAGATAAGTAAGGAGTAGTAGAACCAGTTGCATGTAGACCACTTATATCATTAACTATCTTTACAATATCATCAGTCTTTGAATCTTCTGTTAAATGCTGTTTATGTAAAACAAATTGATTTGCTTTTTCTATACTGACTTCACTCATATTACTTATTTAAGTATTTATTATTAAATATTGATAATTATTGTTTAAAATTTAAAATGTTAAGTCTTTCTAGTG is a window encoding:
- a CDS encoding winged helix DNA-binding domain-containing protein, translated to MSEVSIEKANQFVLHKQHLTEDSKTDDIVKIVNDISGLHATGSTTPYLSLFARTKNFTKNVLEEEINIRRRLGKIRCMRKTLHILTKEMIPVAYAATKKMFILVSERYMHYLGVSSEEYKEISKQILDILNNRAMTTTEIKNALKTKVNTSPIVNLMCDQGLLIRGVSRKGWKSNLHTYFSFNRYFPDLDLHKLKEKEAVKLLVKQYLSSFGPVTENDISWWTGLGKTMIKQLLKELEKQTLIINISNLKGNFILLKTDKRNLKYFNLSRKGIVNFLPVQDPYIMGYKERERYIDPGDYDNVFDRSGNAAATILLDGRVIGVWDFTEKAESTVKIYLFKKVGKALLKRIYSEASRIGKFIADKEVHIKECKHMISLRERTLGGFMSPLKGC